In one Lolium rigidum isolate FL_2022 chromosome 3, APGP_CSIRO_Lrig_0.1, whole genome shotgun sequence genomic region, the following are encoded:
- the LOC124697445 gene encoding protein OPI10 homolog, with product MFGVVFPDHTFPLDATAFAQVAPTSWLLDFSTLSLPSAPRSAVVFLLPPAAAALPPGKAVAVYYQAAANRPFAFLGALGAARPSATFRLPEAGDEPEPPAGPAKLGVAVEDAAALPPAPEEQRAERVALRVGENLFNFMQSFCAADGGKLIVPTDIMDRWFRKFQERAKKDPSYLKSFDF from the coding sequence atgtTCGGCGTCGTCTTCCCGGACCACACCTTCCCCCTCGACGCCACCGCCTTCGCGCAGGTCGCGCCCACCTCCTGGCTGCTCGACTTCTCCACGCTCTCCCTCCCCTCCGCGCCCCGCTCCGCCGTCGTCTTCCTgctcccgcccgccgccgccgcgctgccgCCGGGCAAGGCCGTCGCCGTCTACTACCAGGCGGCCGCCAACCGCCCCTTCGCCTTCCTCGGCGCGCTGGGCGCCGCGCGCCCCTCCGCCACCTTCCGGCTCCCggaggccggggacgagccggAGCCCCCCGCCGGGCCCGCCAAGCTCGGCGTCGCCGTGGAGGACGCCGCCGCGCTGCCCCCGGCCCCCGAGGAGCAGCGCGCCGAGCGGGTCGCGCTCCGCGTCGGCGAGAACCTCTTCAATTTCATGCAGTCCTTCTGCGCCGCCGACGGCGGCAAGCTGATTGTGCCCACGGATATCATGGACCGCTGGTTCCGCAAGTTCCAGGAGAGGGCCAAGAAGGATCCCTCATATCTCAAGAGCTTTGACTTCTGA